One stretch of Micromonospora echinospora DNA includes these proteins:
- the mmsB gene encoding multiple monosaccharide ABC transporter permease: protein MTSTKPTSPKVAAPDTGAAASLHTGTSDPRTLILGNLRQSGIYIALVVIVALFAVLTDGVSLSPGNLTNIVLQYSYILVLAIGMVVVIIGGHIDLSVGSVVALTGAVSAVLVIREGMPWWVGVLAALAVGVAVGAWHGLWVAYAGIPAFIVTLAGMLLFRGLTLRVLDNISLSPFPAEYQRVAAGFLNGLLGGEGYDAFTLFIGAFAVVGYAVSVFRTRVARVRHEQPVESFPLFVLRIVVVGAVVMWFAWQLANARGLPIVLIVLAVLVLIYGLLTRRTVFGRQVYAIGGNLPAAMLSGVRVKRVNFWIFVNMGFLSAVAGVIYSSRSNGAQPAAGNMFELDAIAAAFIGGAAVTGGVGTVVGAVVGGLIMAVMSNGMQLMGVDQSVQSVVKGLVLLVAVAFDIWNKRRAAGAR from the coding sequence ATGACCAGCACGAAGCCCACCTCCCCGAAGGTCGCCGCGCCCGACACCGGCGCGGCCGCGAGCCTGCACACCGGCACCAGCGATCCGCGCACGCTGATCCTCGGCAACCTGCGCCAGAGCGGCATCTACATCGCCCTGGTGGTGATCGTCGCGCTGTTCGCGGTCCTCACCGACGGCGTCTCGCTGAGCCCCGGCAACCTCACCAACATCGTGCTCCAGTACTCCTACATCCTGGTGCTCGCGATCGGCATGGTCGTCGTGATCATCGGCGGCCACATCGACCTGTCCGTGGGATCGGTGGTGGCGCTCACCGGAGCGGTCTCCGCGGTGCTCGTCATCCGGGAAGGCATGCCCTGGTGGGTCGGCGTGCTGGCCGCGCTCGCGGTGGGCGTCGCGGTCGGCGCGTGGCACGGGCTCTGGGTCGCGTACGCCGGGATCCCGGCCTTCATCGTCACCCTGGCCGGCATGCTCCTGTTCCGCGGCCTCACCCTGCGGGTGCTGGACAACATCTCGCTGTCGCCGTTCCCGGCCGAGTACCAGCGGGTCGCCGCCGGCTTCCTCAACGGTCTGCTGGGCGGCGAGGGCTACGACGCCTTCACGCTGTTCATCGGCGCGTTCGCCGTGGTCGGGTACGCGGTGAGCGTGTTCCGGACCCGGGTCGCCCGGGTGCGCCACGAGCAGCCGGTGGAGTCGTTCCCGCTGTTCGTCCTGCGGATCGTGGTGGTCGGCGCCGTGGTCATGTGGTTCGCCTGGCAGCTCGCCAACGCCCGCGGCCTGCCGATCGTGCTCATCGTGCTGGCCGTGCTGGTGCTGATCTACGGCCTGCTCACCCGCCGCACCGTGTTCGGCCGGCAGGTGTACGCGATCGGCGGCAACCTGCCCGCGGCGATGCTGTCCGGCGTCCGGGTGAAGCGGGTCAACTTCTGGATCTTCGTCAACATGGGCTTCCTGTCCGCCGTGGCCGGCGTGATCTACTCGTCCCGGTCCAACGGCGCCCAGCCGGCCGCCGGCAACATGTTCGAGCTGGACGCGATCGCGGCGGCCTTCATCGGCGGCGCGGCGGTCACCGGCGGGGTCGGCACCGTGGTCGGCGCCGTGGTGGGTGGCCTGATCATGGCGGTGATGAGCAACGGGATGCAGCTCATGGGCGTCGACCAGTCCGTCCAGTCGGTGGTGAAGGGCCTCGTCCTGCTCGTGGCTGTGGCGTTCGACATCTGGAACAAGCGCCGGGCCGCCGGCGCCCGGTGA
- the mmsA gene encoding multiple monosaccharide ABC transporter ATP-binding protein, which yields MSDHILEMRGITKTFPGVTALQDVSLAVRRGEIHAICGENGAGKSTLMKVLSGVYPAGSYDGQIVFDGEPVGFRGIQDSEARGIVIIHQELALVPYLSIAENIFLGNERRGRGGLIDWHRTNAEAAALLRSVGLHENPVTPVIQLGVGKQQLVEIAKALSKKVRLLILDEPTAALNDVDSAHLLDLMRSLRDQGITCIMISHKLGEITAIADSTTVIRDGRTVETLDMTDGAATQDRIIRGMVGRDLATFYPTRDVTPGEEVLRIEDWTVRHPTQDRLVVDRASLHVRAGEVVGIAGLMGAGRTELAMSVFGRAYGRDISGRLFVKGREARARTVAEAIANGIAYATEDRKHYGLNLIDDVRGNVSAAALGKLARNGWIDGNREIQVAERGRRDMNIKAPTVMSVVGKLSGGNQQKVVLAKWLFTDPDVLILDEPTRGIDVGAKFEIYTIVNRLVAEGKAVVLISSELPELLGMCDRVYTLAAGRITGEMPVGEATQENLMELMTKDRDLVR from the coding sequence ATGAGCGACCACATCCTCGAGATGCGTGGCATCACGAAGACCTTCCCCGGGGTCACCGCGCTGCAGGACGTCTCGCTCGCCGTACGGCGCGGCGAGATCCACGCGATCTGCGGTGAGAACGGCGCCGGCAAGTCCACGCTGATGAAGGTGCTGTCCGGGGTCTACCCGGCCGGCAGCTACGACGGCCAGATCGTTTTCGACGGCGAGCCGGTCGGCTTCCGGGGCATCCAGGACAGCGAAGCGCGCGGCATCGTCATCATCCACCAGGAGCTCGCGCTGGTGCCGTACCTGTCGATCGCCGAGAACATCTTCCTCGGCAACGAGCGCCGGGGCCGCGGCGGGCTCATCGACTGGCACCGCACCAACGCGGAGGCCGCGGCGCTGCTGCGGTCGGTCGGGCTGCACGAGAACCCGGTGACCCCGGTCATCCAGCTGGGCGTCGGCAAGCAGCAACTGGTGGAGATCGCCAAGGCGCTGTCCAAGAAGGTGCGGCTGCTGATCCTCGACGAGCCGACCGCAGCGCTCAACGACGTCGACTCGGCGCACCTGCTGGACCTGATGCGCAGCCTCCGCGACCAGGGCATCACCTGCATCATGATCTCGCACAAGCTCGGTGAGATCACGGCGATCGCCGACTCGACCACAGTGATCCGCGACGGCCGTACCGTCGAGACGCTGGACATGACCGACGGCGCCGCGACCCAGGACCGGATCATCCGCGGTATGGTCGGGCGCGACCTGGCCACCTTCTACCCGACCCGCGACGTGACCCCCGGCGAGGAGGTGCTGCGGATCGAGGACTGGACCGTGCGGCACCCGACCCAGGACCGCCTGGTGGTCGACCGGGCCTCGCTGCACGTGCGCGCCGGTGAGGTCGTCGGCATCGCCGGCCTGATGGGCGCCGGGCGGACCGAGCTGGCGATGAGCGTGTTCGGCCGGGCCTACGGCCGGGACATCAGCGGCCGGCTCTTCGTCAAGGGCCGCGAGGCGCGGGCGCGCACGGTGGCCGAGGCCATCGCCAACGGCATCGCGTACGCGACCGAGGACCGCAAGCACTACGGCCTCAACCTCATCGACGACGTCCGGGGCAACGTCTCGGCCGCCGCGCTCGGCAAGCTCGCCCGCAACGGCTGGATCGACGGCAACCGCGAGATCCAGGTCGCCGAGCGGGGCCGGCGCGACATGAACATCAAGGCGCCGACCGTCATGTCGGTGGTGGGCAAGCTCTCCGGCGGCAACCAGCAGAAGGTCGTGCTGGCGAAGTGGCTCTTCACCGACCCGGACGTGCTGATCCTCGACGAGCCGACCCGGGGCATCGACGTCGGCGCGAAGTTCGAGATCTACACGATCGTCAACCGGCTGGTGGCCGAGGGCAAGGCGGTCGTCCTCATCTCCTCCGAGCTGCCCGAGCTGCTCGGCATGTGCGACCGCGTCTACACCCTGGCGGCCGGCCGGATCACCGGGGAGATGCCGGTGGGCGAGGCCACCCAGGAGAACCTGATGGAACTCATGACCAAGGACAGGGATCTCGTCCGATGA
- the chvE gene encoding multiple monosaccharide ABC transporter substrate-binding protein has product MRRRFLAAVSGAALAISLAACSGEGAGGGSDTSSAKPGDLTIGVSMPTQTSERWIADGNSVKEKLQAKGYKVDLQYAGDDIPTQSQQIDQMITQGADVLVIAPIDGTALSGQLQAAAAAKIPVISYDRLIRNSPNVSFYVSFDNYKVGVAQANALLVGLGLLNKDGSKGTATGPFNVELFAGSLDDNNAGFFFNGAMDTLKPYLDAGTLKVKSGQIKIEQAAILRWQQETAQKRMEDLLTSSYNDGSKVDGVLSPFDGLSRGIITALQNAGYRGGAKKLPVVTGQDAEVASVKLINDGVQSSTVFKDTRLLAEQAAIAAEAFLRKEEPKANETKAYNNGVKVVPAFLLPVQTVYKEDIKSVLIDSGYLTEQEVAAGRAG; this is encoded by the coding sequence GTGCGCAGACGATTCCTTGCCGCAGTCAGCGGCGCCGCGCTCGCGATCAGCCTGGCCGCGTGCAGCGGCGAGGGCGCCGGAGGCGGCTCGGACACCAGCTCCGCCAAGCCCGGCGACCTGACGATCGGCGTCTCGATGCCGACCCAGACCTCGGAACGGTGGATCGCCGACGGCAACTCGGTGAAGGAGAAGTTGCAGGCGAAGGGCTACAAGGTCGACCTGCAGTACGCCGGGGACGACATCCCCACCCAGTCGCAGCAGATCGACCAGATGATCACCCAGGGCGCGGACGTGCTGGTCATCGCCCCGATCGACGGCACCGCGCTCAGCGGCCAGCTCCAGGCCGCCGCGGCCGCGAAGATCCCGGTCATCTCCTACGACCGGCTCATCCGCAACAGCCCGAACGTCAGCTTCTACGTCAGCTTCGACAACTACAAGGTGGGCGTGGCGCAGGCCAACGCGCTGCTGGTCGGCCTCGGCCTGCTGAACAAGGACGGGTCCAAGGGGACCGCGACCGGCCCGTTCAACGTGGAGTTGTTCGCCGGCTCGCTCGACGACAACAACGCCGGCTTCTTCTTCAACGGCGCGATGGACACGCTCAAGCCGTACCTCGACGCGGGGACGCTGAAGGTCAAGTCGGGGCAGATCAAGATCGAGCAGGCCGCCATCCTGCGCTGGCAGCAGGAGACCGCGCAGAAGCGGATGGAGGACCTGCTCACCTCCAGCTACAACGACGGCAGCAAGGTCGACGGCGTGCTGTCGCCCTTCGACGGCCTGTCCCGGGGCATCATCACCGCCCTGCAGAACGCCGGTTACCGCGGCGGCGCCAAGAAGTTGCCGGTGGTGACCGGCCAGGACGCCGAGGTCGCGTCGGTCAAGCTCATCAACGACGGCGTGCAGAGCTCCACCGTGTTCAAGGACACCCGGCTGCTGGCCGAGCAGGCGGCGATCGCCGCCGAGGCGTTCCTGCGCAAGGAGGAGCCGAAGGCCAACGAGACCAAGGCGTACAACAACGGCGTCAAGGTCGTGCCCGCGTTCCTGCTGCCGGTCCAGACCGTCTACAAGGAGGACATCAAGTCCGTCCTGATCGACTCCGGTTACCTGACCGAGCAGGAGGTCGCCGCCGGCCGAGCCGGCTGA
- a CDS encoding endo-1,4-beta-xylanase, with protein MRRKRALLTTGILAGALAAGMAVALAPAASAGTTLRAAAAEKGRYFGAAVATNKLSDNTYATVLNREFNSVVAENEMKWDATEPQQGRFSYSGGDRLVSHARANGMSVRGHALLWHAQQPPWAQSMSGSALRNAAINHVTQVATHFRGQIYAWDVVNEAFADGGGGGRRDSNLQRTGNDWIEAAFRAARAADPGAKLCYNDYNTDGINAKSTGIYNMVRDFRSRGVPIDCVGFQSHLGTTIPGDYQANLQRFADLGVEVQITELDVMTGGNQANIYAAVTRACLAVSRCTGITVWGVRDCDSWRGSDNALLFDCSGNKKAAYNAVLDALNAGGNNPPPTTTPPPNNPTTPPPGQGGCTASVTLNSWTGGFVANVKVTAGSSGTRGWTVTMTLPGGASITNTWSATASGNSGTVRFANVDYNGQLGAGQSTEFGFQGNGSGSGMTPTCSAS; from the coding sequence ATGAGACGAAAGAGAGCCTTGCTGACCACCGGCATCCTGGCCGGCGCGCTAGCCGCCGGCATGGCGGTGGCCCTGGCGCCGGCCGCGAGCGCCGGCACCACGCTTCGCGCGGCGGCGGCCGAGAAGGGCCGTTACTTCGGCGCCGCGGTCGCCACCAACAAGCTGTCCGACAACACGTACGCCACGGTGCTGAACCGCGAGTTCAACTCCGTGGTGGCCGAGAACGAGATGAAGTGGGACGCCACCGAGCCGCAGCAGGGGCGGTTCAGCTACAGCGGCGGCGACCGGCTGGTCAGCCACGCCCGCGCGAACGGGATGTCGGTGCGCGGCCACGCGCTGCTCTGGCACGCCCAGCAGCCGCCGTGGGCGCAGAGCATGTCCGGCAGCGCGCTGCGCAACGCCGCGATCAACCACGTCACCCAGGTCGCCACCCACTTCCGGGGGCAGATCTACGCCTGGGACGTGGTGAACGAGGCGTTCGCCGACGGGGGCGGCGGCGGGCGCCGCGACTCGAACCTGCAGCGCACCGGCAACGACTGGATCGAGGCCGCGTTCCGCGCGGCCCGCGCCGCGGACCCGGGCGCGAAGCTCTGCTACAACGACTACAACACCGACGGCATCAACGCGAAGTCGACGGGCATCTACAACATGGTGCGCGACTTCAGGTCGCGTGGCGTGCCGATCGACTGCGTCGGCTTCCAGTCGCACCTGGGCACCACGATTCCGGGTGACTACCAGGCCAACCTCCAGCGCTTCGCGGACCTGGGCGTGGAGGTGCAGATCACCGAGCTGGACGTGATGACCGGCGGCAACCAGGCGAACATCTACGCCGCTGTCACCCGGGCCTGCCTGGCGGTGTCGCGCTGCACCGGCATCACGGTGTGGGGCGTACGGGACTGCGACTCGTGGCGCGGCTCGGACAACGCGCTGCTGTTCGACTGCTCCGGCAACAAGAAGGCGGCGTACAACGCCGTGCTCGACGCGCTCAACGCGGGCGGGAACAACCCGCCGCCGACCACGACCCCGCCGCCGAACAACCCGACGACGCCACCGCCGGGTCAGGGCGGGTGTACGGCCTCGGTGACGCTGAACTCCTGGACCGGTGGCTTCGTCGCCAACGTGAAGGTGACAGCCGGCTCGTCGGGCACCCGGGGATGGACCGTCACCATGACGTTGCCGGGCGGCGCGAGCATCACCAACACCTGGAGCGCCACCGCGAGCGGGAACAGCGGCACGGTGCGGTTCGCGAACGTCGACTACAACGGCCAGCTCGGCGCCGGCCAGAGCACCGAGTTCGGGTTCCAGGGCAACGGAAGCGGATCGGGCATGACGCCCACCTGTTCCGCCTCCTGA
- a CDS encoding 12-oxophytodienoate reductase: MNATLDTGSPVTPLLEPVTVAGLSLPSRFVMAPMTRNRAPGGVPTPEMAEYYRRRAAAGIGLIVTEGVLVDHPSAGHEDTVPRMTAGAAEAGWRGVVEAVHAAGGRIAAQLWHLGSLREPVDGRPAWAPSGVREPGRPAPHAMTAADADELLAAYADAARVAVRAGFDAIEIHAAHGYLLDEFLWPYTNRRTDAFGGSPARRAAFPAAVVRAVRAQVPAGRPVIVRFSQFKERAFDARIAETPAELAQILTAFAEAGADVLHASQRRFWQPAFPGSALNLAGWAKRLTGLPSITVGSVGLRREFLREGGPESVAGLAARLADGEFDLVALGRALLGNPAWVTHAATGRLDEIVDYRKAHEDVYP, translated from the coding sequence ATGAACGCGACTCTGGACACCGGATCGCCGGTGACGCCGCTGCTGGAACCGGTCACCGTCGCCGGGCTGTCGTTGCCGTCCCGCTTCGTGATGGCGCCGATGACCCGCAACCGCGCGCCGGGCGGCGTGCCGACGCCGGAGATGGCCGAGTACTACCGGCGCCGCGCCGCGGCGGGCATCGGCCTGATCGTCACCGAGGGCGTGCTGGTGGACCATCCCAGCGCCGGCCACGAGGACACCGTTCCCCGGATGACGGCGGGTGCGGCCGAGGCGGGCTGGCGGGGCGTGGTCGAGGCGGTGCACGCCGCCGGCGGCCGGATCGCCGCGCAGCTGTGGCACCTGGGCAGCCTGCGCGAGCCGGTCGACGGCCGCCCGGCGTGGGCTCCCTCGGGGGTACGCGAGCCGGGCCGCCCCGCGCCGCACGCGATGACCGCCGCCGACGCGGACGAGCTGCTGGCGGCGTACGCGGACGCGGCCCGGGTGGCGGTCCGGGCGGGTTTCGACGCGATCGAGATCCACGCCGCGCACGGCTACCTGCTGGACGAGTTCCTGTGGCCGTACACGAACCGCCGGACCGACGCGTTCGGTGGCTCCCCGGCGCGGCGGGCGGCGTTCCCGGCGGCCGTGGTGCGCGCGGTACGCGCGCAGGTCCCGGCCGGCCGGCCGGTGATCGTGCGGTTCTCCCAGTTCAAGGAGCGCGCGTTCGACGCGCGGATCGCGGAGACTCCGGCCGAGCTGGCGCAGATCCTCACCGCGTTCGCCGAGGCCGGCGCGGACGTCCTGCACGCCTCGCAGCGCCGCTTCTGGCAGCCGGCGTTCCCCGGCTCGGCGCTGAACCTGGCCGGCTGGGCGAAGCGTCTCACCGGCCTGCCGTCGATCACCGTGGGCTCGGTCGGGCTGCGCCGGGAGTTTCTGCGCGAGGGCGGCCCGGAGTCGGTGGCGGGCCTGGCCGCGCGGCTGGCGGACGGGGAGTTCGACCTGGTCGCGCTGGGTCGCGCGCTGCTCGGCAACCCGGCCTGGGTGACGCACGCCGCGACCGGCCGGCTGGACGAGATCGTCGACTACCGCAAGGCGCACGAGGACGTGTACCCCTAG
- a CDS encoding MerR family transcriptional regulator, with protein MRIGELSARTGVSARSIRYYEQQGLLAALRTPSGQRVFAESAVDRVRLIQRLFDAGLSSRRMAELLPCVTDPEIRTSWLTDRLREERARMTAEMARLAHAVAVLDDVVADMTVTEDTRKPAA; from the coding sequence ATGCGGATCGGGGAGCTGTCGGCGCGTACCGGGGTGAGCGCCCGGTCCATCCGGTACTACGAGCAGCAGGGCCTGCTCGCCGCCCTGCGCACACCGAGCGGCCAGCGGGTCTTCGCCGAGTCGGCGGTGGACCGGGTCCGGCTCATCCAGCGGCTGTTCGACGCCGGGCTGAGCAGCCGCCGGATGGCCGAGCTGCTGCCCTGCGTGACCGACCCGGAGATCCGCACCTCATGGCTGACCGACCGGCTGCGCGAGGAACGGGCCCGGATGACCGCCGAGATGGCACGGCTCGCGCACGCCGTCGCGGTGCTCGACGACGTGGTGGCCGACATGACAGTGACCGAGGACACCCGGAAGCCGGCCGCCTGA
- the rph gene encoding rifamycin-inactivating phosphotransferase, with protein sequence MTGRYVRELHAIDETHIAAVGGKGAHLGALSRIDGVGVPAGFCVTTDAFRLALAGTPSLAGPLDRLDRVGADDPAALRTAAAEVRRAIERIALPGDVAAAVDCALSALGADAAYAVRSSATAEDLPTASFAGQQDTYLNVVGEAEVLRHVSRCWASLFTERAVTYRRRHGIDDRAVDMAVVVQRMVFPDAAGVLFTADPVTGDRTVVSVEAGFGLGEALVSGLVNPDVFTVRDGAVVARTIGVKARAVHAAPGGGTRERAVDPARREQPALTDAQAVRLAALGRRIEARFGRPQDVEWALTGDDVHILQSRPITTLFPVPAAAADGTFHVYLSVGHQQMMTDAMKPLGLSMWRLTAMATMHEAGGRLFVDATPHLATEAGRTAFLDLIGRADPLTLDALETVLARDVVPTTPDPAPAWPPAGGPPPIETDPAIVTGLVARSRESVATLERDIRARSGPELFDFLTEAFAEHKRVLTDPLSAQVIMAGMQATWWLNDKLGEWLGERDAADTLTLSAPGNVTSEMGLALLDVADVIRPYPEVVAFLRDHADDGFLDELPKLPGGAQARAAVEGYLDRYGMRCVGEIDITRPRWSERPATLVPLILDNVRTFTPGAAARRFAHGRERAEAKAREVLDRLRALPDGERKAAETQRMIDRVRTFIGYREYPKYDIVSRYAVYKRALLAEAGRLARAGVLADPEDVFHLTFDEFREVSATGWADAGLIRRRREEFRAHQALTPPRVLTSDGEALNGSYRREDVPPGALAGLPVSAGVVEGRARIVTDLARADLEPGDILVTAHTDPSWTPLFVAVAGLVTEVGGQMTHGAVIAREYGLPAVVAVPDATRLIPDGGRIRVHGTAGYVELLS encoded by the coding sequence ATGACCGGACGGTACGTACGGGAACTCCACGCGATCGACGAGACGCACATCGCGGCCGTCGGCGGCAAGGGCGCGCACCTGGGGGCGCTGTCGCGGATCGACGGCGTCGGTGTGCCCGCCGGCTTCTGCGTCACGACTGACGCCTTCCGTCTCGCCCTGGCGGGGACGCCGTCGCTCGCCGGCCCGCTGGACCGGCTCGACCGGGTGGGCGCGGACGACCCGGCGGCGCTCCGGACGGCCGCCGCCGAGGTCCGTCGCGCGATCGAGCGGATCGCCCTGCCCGGCGACGTCGCGGCGGCGGTCGACTGCGCGCTGTCGGCGCTCGGCGCGGACGCCGCGTACGCCGTGCGCTCCAGCGCGACGGCGGAGGACCTGCCGACCGCCTCGTTCGCGGGCCAGCAGGACACCTACCTCAACGTGGTGGGCGAGGCCGAGGTGCTGCGGCACGTCAGCCGGTGCTGGGCGTCGCTGTTCACCGAGCGGGCGGTGACCTACCGGCGGCGGCACGGCATCGACGACCGCGCCGTGGACATGGCAGTGGTGGTGCAACGGATGGTCTTCCCGGACGCGGCCGGGGTCCTCTTCACCGCCGACCCGGTCACCGGGGACCGGACGGTGGTCTCGGTGGAGGCGGGCTTCGGCCTGGGTGAGGCCCTGGTCTCCGGCCTGGTGAACCCGGACGTGTTCACGGTGCGCGACGGCGCGGTCGTCGCCAGGACGATCGGAGTCAAGGCGCGGGCCGTGCACGCGGCGCCCGGCGGCGGCACCCGGGAACGGGCGGTCGACCCGGCGCGGCGGGAACAGCCGGCGCTGACCGACGCGCAGGCGGTACGCCTCGCCGCGCTGGGCCGGCGGATCGAGGCGCGCTTCGGCCGCCCGCAGGACGTCGAGTGGGCGCTCACCGGCGACGACGTGCACATCCTGCAGAGCCGGCCGATCACCACGCTGTTCCCGGTGCCGGCGGCCGCCGCCGACGGGACGTTCCACGTCTACCTGTCGGTCGGCCACCAGCAGATGATGACCGACGCGATGAAGCCGCTGGGCCTGTCGATGTGGCGGCTCACCGCCATGGCGACCATGCACGAGGCGGGCGGCCGGCTGTTCGTCGACGCCACGCCGCACCTGGCCACCGAGGCGGGCCGTACCGCGTTCCTGGACCTGATCGGCCGGGCCGACCCGCTCACCCTGGACGCGCTGGAGACCGTGCTGGCGCGTGACGTCGTGCCGACGACGCCGGACCCGGCTCCGGCCTGGCCGCCGGCCGGCGGCCCGCCGCCGATCGAGACCGATCCGGCGATCGTCACCGGCCTCGTCGCGCGCAGCCGGGAGTCCGTCGCCACGCTGGAACGCGACATCCGCGCCCGCTCCGGACCCGAACTGTTCGACTTCCTCACCGAGGCGTTCGCCGAGCACAAGCGGGTGCTCACCGACCCGTTGAGCGCCCAGGTGATCATGGCGGGCATGCAGGCCACCTGGTGGCTCAACGACAAGCTGGGGGAGTGGCTGGGCGAGCGCGACGCCGCCGACACGCTCACGCTGTCCGCGCCCGGCAACGTCACCTCCGAGATGGGACTGGCGCTGCTCGACGTGGCCGACGTGATCCGCCCGTACCCCGAGGTGGTGGCGTTCCTGCGCGACCACGCCGACGACGGGTTCCTGGACGAGCTGCCGAAACTGCCGGGCGGCGCGCAGGCGCGCGCGGCCGTCGAGGGCTACCTCGACCGGTACGGCATGCGCTGCGTCGGCGAGATCGACATCACCCGGCCACGGTGGAGCGAACGCCCCGCCACGCTCGTGCCGCTGATCCTGGACAACGTCCGCACCTTCACCCCGGGCGCGGCCGCGCGCCGCTTCGCGCACGGCCGGGAACGGGCCGAGGCGAAGGCCCGGGAGGTGCTCGACCGGCTGCGCGCGCTGCCCGACGGCGAACGCAAGGCCGCCGAGACGCAGCGCATGATCGACCGGGTACGCACGTTCATCGGCTACCGGGAGTACCCGAAGTACGACATCGTGAGCCGCTACGCCGTCTACAAGCGCGCGCTGCTCGCGGAGGCCGGCCGGCTGGCGCGGGCCGGTGTGCTCGCCGACCCGGAGGACGTCTTCCACCTCACGTTCGACGAGTTCCGCGAGGTCTCGGCCACGGGGTGGGCCGACGCCGGGCTGATCCGGCGGCGCCGGGAGGAGTTCCGGGCGCACCAGGCGCTCACCCCGCCCCGCGTGCTCACCTCCGACGGCGAGGCCCTCAACGGGTCGTACCGGCGCGAAGACGTGCCCCCGGGCGCCCTGGCCGGGTTGCCGGTCTCGGCCGGCGTGGTCGAGGGGCGGGCGCGGATCGTGACGGACCTGGCCCGGGCCGATCTGGAACCGGGCGACATCCTCGTCACCGCGCACACCGACCCGAGCTGGACGCCGCTGTTCGTGGCAGTCGCGGGCCTGGTCACCGAGGTGGGCGGCCAGATGACGCACGGCGCGGTGATCGCCCGCGAGTACGGGCTGCCCGCCGTGGTGGCGGTGCCGGACGCGACCCGGCTGATCCCCGACGGCGGGCGGATCCGCGTGCACGGCACCGCCGGGTACGTCGAGCTGCTGTCCTGA